A section of the Castanea sativa cultivar Marrone di Chiusa Pesio chromosome 12, ASM4071231v1 genome encodes:
- the LOC142618432 gene encoding benzyl alcohol O-benzoyltransferase-like has translation MALAPPTSLVFKVQRCKPELVAPAKPTPYEFKQLSDIDDQKGLQFQISTIHFYKHDFSILKEIRDPVKVIRKALAQTLVFYYPFAGRLRKGPGRKLVVECTGEGIMFIEANADITLEQFGDVLHPPFPCLEELLFYVPNSGGILHCPLLLIQVTRLKCGGFIFAVRLNHTMSDAVGLVQFMMAMGEMACGACAPSILPVWQRHLLQARNPTQVTCTHHEYVDMASSTVAVPIPLNDVMAHRTIFFGSTEVSALRRFMPHHLKQCSTFELLTACLWRCRTIALQTNPQEEVRVLCAVNARDKFKPPLPNGYYGNVCAFGVALTTAQKLCKNPLGYAVELLKKAKNNVTEEYLRSVIDLMIIKGRPHFYVVGSYLVSDVTRTRFGEVDFGWGKPFYGGPAGEAIPGVSSFYIPSKNSKGENGIVVPISLPVQAMERFENQLDILLVEGPTSPL, from the exons ATGGCACTAGCACCACCCACCTCTCTAGTGTTCAAAGTACAAAGGTGCAAACCAGAACTGGTTGCTCCTGCAAAGCCCACACCTTATGAATTCAAACAACTTTCCGATATTGATGACCAAAagggtcttcaatttcaaaTCTCAACCATACATTTCTATAAACATGATTTCTCAATATTGAAAGAGATTAGAGACCCAGTGAAAGTCATCAGAAAAGCACTTGCACAAACACTAGTGTTTTACTACCCATTTGCTGGTAGGCTTAGGAAAGGACCTGGTCGAAAGCTTGTAGTAGAATGTACCGGTGAGGGTATCATGTTTATTGAGGCCAACGCCGATATTACACTTGAACAGTTTGGTGACGTACTTCATCCTCCATTCCCATGCTTGGAGGAGCTCCTTTTTTATGTTCCCAACTCTGGGGGCATCCTTCATTGCCCATTATTGCTTATTCAG GTGACGCGTCTCAAGTGCGGTGGTTTCATCTTTGCCGTTCGCCTAAACCACACCATGAGTGATGCCGTTGGATTGGTGCAATTCATGATGGCCATGGGCGAGATGGCATGTGGTGCATGTGCCCCCTCCATCTTACCCGTGTGGCAAAGACATCTCCTTCAAGCAAGAAATCCAACTCAAGTGACATGCACGCACCACGAGTACGTTGACATGGCCTCCAGTACTGTTGCTGTCCCAATCCCACTCAACGATGTCATGGCCCATCGTACCATTTTCTTCGGCTCCACAGAGGTCTCTGCCCTCCGGAGATTCATGCCACATCACCTGAAACAATGCTCCACCTTTGAGTTGCTCACCGCATGTCTCTGGCGTTGTCGTACCATAGCTCTCCAGACAAACCCCCAAGAAGAGGTTCGTGTGTTGTGCGCTGTCAATGCACGTGACAAATTCAAGCCTCCCTTACCCAACGGTTATTACGGTAATGTTTGTGCGTTCGGTGTGGCACTCACAACAGCACAGAAGCTTTGTAAGAATCCATTGGGTTACGCTGTGGAATTGCTGAAGAAGGCAAAAAACAACGTAACAGAGGAGTACTTGCGGTCGGTGATTGATCTTATGATAATTAAGGGTCGGCCTCACTTCTATGTGGTGGGGTCGTATCTTGTGTCGGATGTGACACGTACCAGATTTGGAGAGGTGGACTTTGGGTGGGGTAAACCATTTTATGGTGGGCCTGCGGGGGAAGCCATACCCGGAGTGTCCAGTTTTTATATTCCTAGTAAGAATAGTAAAGGAGAGAATGGGATAGTAGTGCCAATTTCCTTACCAGTCCAAGCCATGGAAAGATTTGAAAACCAGTTGGATATATTGCTTGTTGAAGGACCAACTAGTCCCTTATAA
- the LOC142620295 gene encoding uncharacterized protein LOC142620295: MYNEIDGDVENVAIRTFKVGLPTEHGLRKSLTMKAVVDMRQLMDRIDKYKRVEENQIQGEGKAKLYPEKKDLRGMGYQGSRPRRDFPSRPLPAETPLVNSLFKEPIHQILEKIRDKPYFRQPNKMSGDASLRNQNLHCHYHQD; this comes from the coding sequence atgtataatgaaattgacgGAGATGTTGAAAATGTGGCTATAAGAACTTTTAAGGTGGGGCTCCCTACGGAGCACGgattgaggaagtccttgacaatGAAGGCAGTTGTAGACATGCGCCAGCTTATGGATCGTATAGACAAATATAAACGGGTTGAGGAGAACCAGATTCAAGGCGAAGGTAAAGCAAAGCTATATCCGGAGAAGAAAGATCTTCGGGGAATGGGGTATCAAGGTAGTCGACCTAGGCGAGATTTTCCAAGTCGTCCATTGCCAGCTGAAACTCCTTTGGTTAATTCACTGTTCAAGGAACCTATACAtcaaatattggagaaaatacGAGACAAACCATACTTTAGACAACCTAACAAgatgagtggagatgcatctttgaggaatcaaaatcttcattgtcATTATCATCAAGACTAG